The region TAGGTGGTGTCGTGGCGTATGGACAGTTTCATACGACCTCCAGATAGGATTCGTGGACGGTCTGACCGAGATGGCGAACCTGGGAGATGAAATCGGTCAGCCACAGGTGCAGACCGAAGCCGAGAATCTCGTCGATACCGGTGTAGCGCAGCCGAGCATTCAATTCGGCAGCCAAGCGCTGAGCCGCTCGCCCATTACTACCCGGCAGGCTGGCGAGGATATGGTCCAGTTCCTCGATGCAGGCGTGCAATGAGCGCGGCACATCGCCGCGCAACAGCAACATCTCGGACACCTGCTCGGCGCCCGGTGCGTTGCGGTAGATCTCGTTGAATGCCTCAAAGGACGACAAGGCCCGCAACAACGCGCTCCACTGGTAGTAGCCGCGCGCGGAGTTGTCACTGACCTCCTCCGACTCTTCGCCGAACATTTCGTAGCGTGCATCCAGCAGGCGCAGGGTGTTATCGGCGCGCTCAAGGAACGTCCCCAAGCGAATGAAGCAGTAGGCATCATTGCGCATGATCGTGCCCGACGTCGCGCCGCGGAACAGGTGCGAACGCTCCTTGACCCACTCGCAGAAATGGCTGATGCCATAACG is a window of Pseudomonas sp. 10S4 DNA encoding:
- a CDS encoding alpha-E domain-containing protein, with amino-acid sequence MLSRTASDLYWMSRYLERAENLARMLEVSYSLSLMPQAGRTDGRAELAMSLLAAGTLDDYNERFGELNTERMLHFFALDETNPGSIYCCLQAARANAHAVRGRITADMWENINATWLEMRNIASNGLARYGISHFCEWVKERSHLFRGATSGTIMRNDAYCFIRLGTFLERADNTLRLLDARYEMFGEESEEVSDNSARGYYQWSALLRALSSFEAFNEIYRNAPGAEQVSEMLLLRGDVPRSLHACIEELDHILASLPGSNGRAAQRLAAELNARLRYTGIDEILGFGLHLWLTDFISQVRHLGQTVHESYLEVV